From a region of the Bacteroidia bacterium genome:
- a CDS encoding M20/M25/M40 family metallo-hydrolase, translating to MRQIFLPALILILSFCSAQKQDSIMLSKIFAEEMLRGESYRNLESLCKNVGHRLSGSPSAQKAVDWGFHLMKSYGFDTVYLQECLVPHWVRGKKEVCEIYSKTLKAPMPLNCLALGGSVGTGEKGISAEVVEIKSWDELEFLGVKGLKGKIAFFNRPFDNALAKTFEAYGHCVDQRWAGASRASKYGAIGVLVRSMTNAIDNYPHTGSMGYNDSFPKIPAVAISTEAAEYLSKKLKQDPKLQVSLHTWCQTLPDEKSYNVIGEIWGSEKKNEFILVGGHLDSWDVGQGAHDDGAGVVQSIEVLRLFKAMGIKPKRTLRCVLYMNEENGTRGAQKYNEEVLRKKEKHIAAMESDRGGFTARGFSFDTLDARFNQIKQWAPLFHPYLMERMESGFSGVDVRHLKDYGAFTMGYYPDPQRYFDFHHTERDTFEHVHKRELEMGAACMAMMVWLISEYGI from the coding sequence ATGCGGCAAATCTTCCTTCCGGCACTTATCCTTATCCTATCGTTCTGCTCTGCACAAAAACAGGATTCCATTATGCTCAGCAAGATATTCGCTGAAGAAATGCTCCGGGGTGAATCCTACCGGAATCTGGAATCTCTTTGCAAAAATGTCGGTCACCGCCTCTCCGGATCACCCTCCGCACAAAAAGCGGTAGACTGGGGATTTCATCTCATGAAAAGTTACGGCTTTGATACGGTTTATCTCCAGGAATGCCTGGTACCCCACTGGGTACGGGGAAAAAAGGAGGTTTGCGAAATCTATTCAAAAACCCTCAAGGCACCCATGCCGCTGAACTGCCTCGCACTCGGCGGGTCCGTTGGTACAGGAGAAAAAGGTATTTCTGCAGAAGTTGTGGAAATAAAATCCTGGGATGAACTTGAGTTTCTTGGAGTAAAAGGACTCAAAGGAAAGATCGCTTTTTTTAACCGGCCCTTCGATAACGCACTTGCCAAAACGTTTGAGGCTTACGGGCACTGCGTTGACCAGCGATGGGCAGGCGCATCACGTGCCTCAAAATACGGAGCCATTGGTGTATTAGTACGCAGCATGACCAATGCCATCGACAATTACCCGCATACCGGGAGTATGGGGTACAACGACTCCTTTCCGAAAATACCGGCTGTAGCCATTTCGACTGAAGCGGCGGAGTATCTCAGTAAGAAATTAAAACAAGATCCAAAACTTCAGGTATCGCTGCATACCTGGTGCCAAACCCTTCCGGATGAAAAATCCTATAATGTAATCGGTGAGATCTGGGGATCAGAGAAAAAAAATGAGTTCATACTTGTTGGAGGACATCTCGACTCCTGGGATGTTGGACAAGGAGCGCATGATGATGGTGCCGGTGTTGTACAGAGTATTGAAGTTCTGCGCTTATTCAAGGCTATGGGAATCAAACCCAAACGTACCCTGAGATGCGTTCTGTATATGAATGAAGAGAACGGCACAAGGGGGGCACAGAAATACAATGAAGAGGTCCTTAGAAAAAAAGAAAAGCATATCGCCGCAATGGAAAGTGACCGGGGCGGTTTCACTGCCAGGGGATTCTCGTTCGACACCCTTGATGCCCGATTTAATCAAATTAAACAATGGGCACCCCTCTTCCACCCTTATCTCATGGAACGAATGGAGTCGGGCTTCTCAGGAGTGGATGTGCGGCATTTGAAAGATTACGGAGCATTCACGATGGGGTATTACCCTGACCCACAGAGATACTTTGACTTTCACCATACTGAACGGGATACATTTGAACATGTTCATAAAAGAGAACTGGAAATGGGTGCTGCCTGTATGGCAATGATGGTATGGCTAATATCTGAATATGGGATATAA
- a CDS encoding RidA family protein, whose amino-acid sequence MKKVITSGNAPAPIGPYSHANLANGFLYISGQVAKHPVSGELVIADIESETRQVMENLKAILLEAGMDFSHVVKSTIFLSDMNSFGRMNEVYGSYFTGNYPARETVQVSKLPLNVNVEISMIAAV is encoded by the coding sequence ATGAAAAAGGTTATCACATCCGGGAATGCTCCAGCCCCTATCGGCCCCTATAGTCATGCCAATCTTGCAAACGGATTTCTGTATATATCCGGACAGGTAGCGAAACATCCGGTTAGCGGCGAACTGGTTATCGCAGACATCGAATCTGAAACCCGTCAGGTCATGGAAAACCTCAAAGCGATCCTTCTTGAAGCGGGAATGGATTTTTCTCACGTTGTAAAAAGCACCATCTTCTTGTCCGACATGAACAGTTTCGGACGAATGAATGAGGTCTACGGGAGCTATTTTACAGGAAATTACCCGGCAAGAGAAACGGTTCAGGTAAGCAAATTGCCACTGAATGTGAATGTGGAAATTTCCATGATTGCAGCGGTATAA
- the bshA gene encoding N-acetyl-alpha-D-glucosaminyl L-malate synthase BshA codes for MKNIGIVCYPTFGGSGVVATELGIALAEKGYQVHFISYSQPVRLERIMPNIHYHEVNVSDYPLFDYQPYELVLASKLVDVTAHYKLDLLHVHYAIPHASAAFMAQQILATRGIRVPFITTLHGTDITLVGKDPSFEPVITFAMNRSSVVTAVSESLKNDTLKFFKVENEINVIPNFIKLEHYKKHDGECNRASYAPAGEKILIHVSNFRKVKRVEDVLRVFDKVRRKIPARLILVGDGPERAAIERLCRELDTCNDIISTGKVVDPTQLLCISDLFILPSETESFGLAALEAMACGVPVISSNTGGIPEVNIHSRTGFLSEVGNIEEMAENAVRLLSDHVMLEQFRKNCLEQSARFDVSMILPQYEKIYRKVLQQ; via the coding sequence ATGAAGAATATCGGTATCGTCTGTTATCCAACCTTTGGAGGAAGTGGCGTTGTAGCAACGGAACTGGGCATTGCGCTGGCGGAAAAAGGTTACCAGGTACATTTCATTTCCTATTCTCAGCCGGTACGCCTGGAGCGCATCATGCCAAACATACATTATCATGAAGTCAATGTGTCGGATTATCCTCTCTTTGATTATCAACCCTATGAACTGGTGCTAGCCAGTAAGCTGGTGGATGTTACGGCACATTACAAACTCGACCTTCTTCATGTACATTATGCCATACCACACGCATCGGCTGCATTTATGGCTCAGCAGATTCTTGCAACGCGCGGAATCCGTGTGCCCTTCATAACCACGCTTCATGGAACAGATATTACCCTGGTTGGGAAGGATCCTTCCTTTGAACCGGTGATTACTTTCGCCATGAACCGGAGCAGCGTGGTAACGGCGGTTTCTGAAAGCCTGAAAAACGATACACTGAAATTTTTTAAAGTGGAGAACGAAATCAATGTGATCCCGAATTTTATTAAACTGGAACATTATAAGAAGCATGATGGCGAATGCAACCGGGCATCCTACGCTCCTGCCGGAGAAAAAATCCTTATACATGTTTCGAATTTCCGGAAAGTAAAACGGGTGGAAGATGTGTTACGTGTGTTTGATAAAGTGCGGAGAAAGATTCCTGCGCGGCTGATACTCGTAGGAGATGGCCCCGAGCGCGCGGCGATTGAACGCCTGTGCCGGGAACTGGATACCTGCAATGATATTATTTCTACGGGAAAAGTGGTGGATCCTACTCAGTTGTTATGCATTTCCGATCTTTTTATTCTGCCTTCCGAGACTGAAAGCTTCGGTTTGGCAGCGTTGGAAGCTATGGCCTGTGGAGTACCTGTGATCTCGAGCAATACCGGAGGAATTCCGGAGGTGAATATTCATAGCCGTACTGGTTTTTTGTCGGAGGTTGGCAATATAGAAGAAATGGCAGAGAATGCCGTTAGGCTTCTGTCGGACCATGTCATGTTAGAGCAATTCAGGAAAAATTGTCTGGAACAGTCCGCCCGCTTCGACGTAAGTATGATTTTGCCGCAATACGAAAAGATTTACCGCAAAGTGCTGCAACAATAA
- a CDS encoding DinB family protein produces MLKWENRRFSFDLPPEMHPVVLERIRGTSARIQEMVQNKPHELLEYKPLGEWSIKEHIGHLTDLEELHEGRIDDFLEGVKTLRAADMENNKTNAANHNKKSIEELLSDFRFQRNIFIERLYSIEPNFWGQASLHPRLGKPMRVIDMVVFVAEHDDYHLALIREILRSAPGNLKKH; encoded by the coding sequence ATGTTAAAGTGGGAAAATCGTCGTTTCAGCTTCGACCTTCCGCCGGAAATGCATCCGGTAGTTCTGGAACGCATTCGTGGTACTTCTGCCCGAATACAGGAAATGGTACAAAACAAGCCCCATGAATTGCTGGAATACAAACCCCTTGGTGAATGGTCGATCAAGGAGCACATTGGTCATTTGACCGATCTGGAAGAATTGCATGAAGGAAGAATTGATGATTTTCTCGAAGGAGTAAAAACCCTCCGGGCAGCTGATATGGAGAATAATAAAACCAACGCTGCTAACCACAACAAAAAAAGTATCGAGGAGCTGTTATCCGACTTCCGGTTTCAGAGAAACATTTTCATTGAACGCCTTTATTCCATAGAACCCAATTTCTGGGGGCAGGCTTCACTACATCCCCGGCTGGGAAAACCTATGCGTGTGATTGACATGGTTGTTTTTGTTGCAGAGCACGATGATTATCACCTGGCATTGATCAGGGAAATACTCCGTTCGGCACCCGGGAATTTAAAAAAACACTAG
- a CDS encoding citrate (Si)-synthase, whose translation MDSLKEKFIEKARPMAAEVKALIKEHGDVKLGEYTVAQVYQGMKGMIGLVTETSKLDPEEGIRFRGYSIPEIREKLPKSPNMGTEPLPEGIFYLMLTGDLPNYDEVHNVSNNWARRSIVPKHVFDALDKLPTTTHPMTMFSIAIMAMQTESVFAKAYRDGLAKKDYWDAVYEDSMNLIARLPRVAAYIYRKKYKGDQHIEPDPKLDWAANLAHMMGYEDFNVMRLMRMYMTIHADHEGGNVSAHTTHLVGSALSDPYLAFAASMNGLAGPLHGLANQEVIIWILKMQEELGGGIPNKQQIADYIKRTLEAGRVVPGYGHAVLRKTDPRFSAQQDFYLKYIKPGGTSDLCEIVGMVYEVAPPILESTGKIKNPWPNVDAHSGALLMHYGITEFDFYTVLFGVSRSLGVLASLIWDRALGHPIERPGSVTTDGIRKKINAALKKS comes from the coding sequence ATGGATAGTTTAAAAGAGAAATTTATTGAAAAGGCCCGGCCGATGGCGGCCGAGGTAAAGGCGCTGATAAAAGAACACGGTGATGTGAAACTGGGTGAATATACCGTTGCACAGGTATATCAGGGCATGAAAGGCATGATCGGACTTGTCACCGAAACATCCAAGCTGGATCCGGAGGAAGGAATCCGTTTCAGGGGATATTCCATCCCTGAGATCCGGGAGAAACTTCCCAAGTCACCCAATATGGGAACGGAACCACTTCCGGAGGGAATTTTTTATCTCATGCTCACCGGCGATCTTCCCAACTACGATGAAGTACATAATGTGAGCAACAACTGGGCACGACGAAGCATTGTTCCCAAACATGTTTTTGACGCACTGGATAAACTTCCGACTACAACGCATCCTATGACCATGTTCAGCATTGCCATTATGGCCATGCAGACAGAATCCGTATTTGCCAAGGCGTATCGTGATGGTCTTGCGAAAAAGGATTACTGGGATGCAGTTTATGAGGATTCGATGAATTTGATCGCCCGCCTGCCCCGCGTTGCCGCATATATCTACCGGAAGAAATATAAAGGGGATCAGCACATAGAACCGGATCCAAAATTGGATTGGGCGGCTAATCTGGCGCATATGATGGGGTATGAGGATTTTAATGTGATGCGGCTGATGCGAATGTATATGACCATCCATGCTGATCATGAAGGAGGAAATGTGTCGGCCCATACCACCCATTTGGTGGGTAGCGCACTGAGTGATCCGTATCTCGCTTTTGCGGCATCCATGAACGGACTGGCAGGGCCACTGCACGGGCTGGCAAATCAGGAAGTTATTATTTGGATATTGAAAATGCAGGAGGAGCTGGGAGGTGGCATTCCTAATAAGCAGCAGATCGCCGATTATATCAAAAGAACCCTTGAAGCGGGGCGTGTTGTGCCCGGATATGGCCATGCCGTATTGAGAAAAACGGATCCCAGGTTTTCTGCGCAGCAAGACTTTTATTTGAAGTACATTAAACCCGGTGGCACTTCGGATCTCTGCGAGATCGTTGGAATGGTTTACGAGGTGGCGCCACCAATACTGGAGAGCACAGGAAAAATAAAAAATCCGTGGCCAAACGTGGACGCCCACAGCGGGGCTTTGCTCATGCATTACGGAATCACCGAGTTTGATTTCTATACAGTGCTGTTTGGGGTATCACGTTCACTTGGTGTGCTGGCCTCCCTGATCTGGGATCGCGCACTGGGTCACCCCATCGAGCGCCCGGGGTCCGTAACCACTGACGGAATCAGAAAGAAAATCAACGCAGCGCTGAAAAAATCTTAA
- the eno gene encoding phosphopyruvate hydratase, producing MGHIARIIARQILDSRGNPTVEVDIITDEGTLGRAAVPSGASTGAHEAVELRDGDKKTYLGKGVLKAVQNINTSLNEELRGMHVLDQSGIDRRMIALDGTENKANLGANAILGVSLAVAKAAADESGLPLYRYVGGVNANTLPVPMMNILNGGAHADNGIDFQEFMVMPVGAESFSEGLRMGAEIFHHLKTVLKAKGLSTNVGDEGGFAPNLKSNEEAIKFVLKAIESAGYRPGHDIFIAMDAASTEFYDEKSKKYVLKKSTGDKLSSEDMVSYWADWCKKYPIISIEDGLAEDDWNGWHKLTEVIGDKVQLVGDDLFVTNVKRLQKGIENGIANSILVKVNQIGTLTETISAVQMAHTHAYTSVMSHRSGETEDTTIADLSVALGTGQIKTGSASRSDRIAKYNQLLRIEESLGEAALYPGRGFRSV from the coding sequence ATGGGACACATTGCAAGGATCATCGCCCGCCAGATTCTGGATTCCCGCGGAAACCCCACGGTAGAGGTAGACATTATCACGGATGAAGGAACGTTGGGACGGGCTGCTGTTCCATCCGGAGCCTCCACAGGAGCTCATGAAGCAGTTGAACTGCGCGACGGTGATAAGAAAACTTACCTGGGAAAGGGTGTGCTGAAGGCCGTGCAGAATATTAATACCTCCCTCAATGAGGAACTGCGGGGAATGCATGTATTGGATCAGTCGGGCATAGACCGGCGGATGATTGCACTTGACGGCACGGAAAATAAGGCGAACCTGGGTGCCAATGCTATTTTGGGGGTTTCACTGGCCGTAGCAAAAGCAGCTGCTGATGAAAGCGGACTACCGCTCTACCGATACGTGGGAGGTGTGAATGCCAATACCCTGCCCGTACCGATGATGAATATTCTGAACGGAGGGGCTCATGCGGATAACGGAATAGATTTTCAGGAATTCATGGTAATGCCCGTGGGAGCGGAGAGTTTTTCAGAGGGGCTGCGAATGGGTGCAGAAATTTTTCATCACCTTAAGACAGTGCTGAAAGCCAAGGGACTTTCTACCAATGTGGGTGATGAAGGCGGGTTTGCTCCTAATCTTAAGTCGAACGAAGAGGCCATTAAGTTTGTACTTAAAGCCATCGAATCGGCCGGATATCGTCCGGGCCACGACATATTCATTGCCATGGACGCCGCAAGTACCGAGTTTTACGATGAGAAATCAAAAAAGTATGTGCTGAAGAAATCCACAGGTGATAAGCTGAGTTCTGAGGATATGGTTTCCTACTGGGCTGATTGGTGTAAGAAATATCCTATAATATCCATTGAAGACGGCCTGGCGGAGGATGACTGGAACGGTTGGCATAAACTTACCGAGGTCATAGGCGACAAGGTGCAGTTGGTAGGGGATGATCTGTTTGTAACCAATGTGAAACGATTGCAGAAGGGCATTGAAAATGGCATTGCGAACAGCATCCTGGTAAAGGTGAACCAGATCGGTACGTTAACGGAAACCATCAGTGCCGTGCAGATGGCCCATACCCACGCTTATACATCCGTCATGAGCCACCGTTCAGGTGAAACCGAAGACACTACCATTGCAGACCTGTCCGTGGCCCTTGGAACCGGCCAGATTAAGACCGGTTCGGCTTCCCGGTCCGACAGAATTGCCAAATACAACCAGCTTTTGAGGATAGAGGAAAGCCTTGGAGAGGCTGCCTTGTACCCGGGCAGGGGGTTCCGGTCCGTTTAA
- the ftsY gene encoding signal recognition particle-docking protein FtsY — MGIFSFFSKEKKETLQKGLFVSRQGFFSRLKSAVMGKAVVDDEVLENLEEVLISSDVGVGTTLKVIDRIRQRISKESRGLPTEKLNEILRDEIAEMLVSRNQEVQDEFSVSHTRRPYVIMVVGVNGVGKTTTIGKLAYQFRKAGKSVMLGAADTFRAAAVDQLRIWGERVNVPVVSQGMNADPASVAFDTLSSAVAKNTEIVIIDTAGRLHNKINLMNELTKIRNVMQKVVPDAPHEVLLVLDGSTGQNALNQCREFSQATSVTSLAITKLDGTAKGGVVIGISDQFKIPVKYIGVGEGLEDLQVFHRREFVDSLFGS; from the coding sequence ATGGGAATATTCAGCTTTTTTAGCAAGGAAAAGAAAGAGACTCTTCAGAAAGGACTTTTTGTGAGCAGACAGGGATTTTTCTCCCGTCTGAAGAGCGCCGTCATGGGTAAAGCGGTGGTTGATGATGAGGTGCTGGAGAATCTGGAAGAGGTACTGATATCATCCGATGTAGGTGTGGGAACCACCTTAAAGGTGATCGATCGGATCCGGCAAAGGATTTCAAAAGAGAGCCGGGGGCTTCCCACAGAAAAACTGAACGAAATCCTCCGGGATGAGATCGCAGAGATGCTGGTGAGCCGGAATCAGGAAGTACAGGATGAATTTTCAGTTTCACACACCCGGCGGCCATACGTGATCATGGTGGTGGGCGTGAACGGAGTTGGCAAAACCACAACCATCGGCAAACTCGCATACCAATTCCGTAAGGCGGGAAAAAGTGTGATGCTTGGTGCAGCGGATACGTTTCGAGCGGCTGCTGTGGATCAGCTCAGGATATGGGGCGAGCGTGTGAATGTGCCGGTGGTATCGCAGGGAATGAATGCCGATCCGGCTTCCGTTGCCTTCGATACTCTTTCCTCCGCAGTTGCAAAAAACACAGAAATAGTAATCATTGATACCGCCGGTCGGCTCCATAATAAGATTAACCTTATGAATGAATTAACCAAGATCCGGAATGTGATGCAGAAGGTAGTACCCGATGCACCACATGAGGTGCTTCTGGTGTTGGATGGATCTACCGGACAAAACGCACTGAATCAGTGCAGGGAATTCAGCCAGGCCACCAGTGTAACTTCGCTGGCCATCACCAAACTCGATGGTACAGCCAAAGGAGGCGTGGTGATTGGTATCTCGGATCAGTTTAAAATTCCGGTAAAGTATATCGGGGTGGGAGAAGGCCTTGAGGATCTCCAGGTCTTTCATCGCCGGGAATTCGTGGATTCCCTCTTTGGTTCCTAG
- a CDS encoding DUF4295 domain-containing protein — protein MAKKVVATLKSGKGKDFTKVIKMVKSEKTGAYVFREEIVHNDHIKEFLAAK, from the coding sequence ATGGCAAAGAAAGTAGTAGCTACACTCAAGTCCGGAAAAGGAAAGGATTTTACTAAAGTGATAAAGATGGTGAAGTCTGAAAAAACCGGCGCGTATGTTTTTCGTGAAGAGATCGTACATAACGATCACATCAAGGAATTCCTCGCCGCAAAATAA
- the rpmG gene encoding 50S ribosomal protein L33 has protein sequence MAKKGNRIQVILECTEHKASGKPGTSRYITTKNKKNTPDRIELKKYNPILRKVTVHKEIK, from the coding sequence ATGGCGAAGAAAGGCAACAGGATCCAGGTGATTCTTGAGTGTACCGAGCACAAGGCGAGTGGTAAGCCGGGAACTTCCCGATATATCACCACAAAGAACAAAAAGAATACACCCGATCGTATCGAACTGAAGAAGTACAACCCGATCCTCAGGAAAGTAACTGTACATAAAGAGATCAAATAA
- a CDS encoding aminopeptidase P N-terminal domain-containing protein, whose amino-acid sequence MRIHPNILFTAIVLCAFTAAGQKQVSLYDTDWPGKEFHQGRREALRSRMPENSVAFLFSAPEQRRSNDVYFHYHQDPDFFYLTGLIEPNAVVIIFKELQDVGGEMVNEVLFMQDRNPFMERWTGRRMGLDSARVKLGFKKVFSGWDFSEFKIDLSRFSMVIWNNKFPAVEDDSFDRGDLASLIRHFRIKVEVTGAKLDSLQLKNSMSALREIKTPEEMILIRKAVKITVDAHTELMKALEGGMTEYQAQAIIEFMFRKSGAEYTGYPSIVGGGENSCILHYNTNRKMLVKNDLLVVDAGAEYHGYTADVTRTLPVNGKFTPAQKIIYNIVLEAQLAGIKACVTGNDFRDPHKAAMEVIENRLLELGIIKERKEAIKYFFHGTSHYLGLDVHDPGLYGKLTPGQVITVEPGIYIAAGSDCDPKWWNIGVRIEDDILITTGGPENLSTGVVKTAEDVEALMKKESILNHMKY is encoded by the coding sequence ATGCGAATTCATCCAAATATCCTTTTTACTGCCATCGTCCTCTGCGCGTTCACAGCCGCCGGACAAAAGCAAGTGAGTCTGTACGATACGGATTGGCCAGGAAAGGAATTTCATCAGGGCAGACGTGAAGCCCTGCGATCCCGCATGCCTGAGAATAGTGTCGCATTCCTTTTTTCTGCCCCAGAACAGCGGCGCTCAAATGATGTCTACTTCCATTATCATCAGGACCCTGATTTTTTCTATCTCACGGGTCTAATCGAGCCGAATGCCGTTGTGATTATCTTTAAAGAACTGCAGGATGTAGGAGGGGAAATGGTCAATGAAGTTTTGTTCATGCAGGACAGAAATCCTTTCATGGAAAGATGGACCGGCCGCAGAATGGGGCTGGATTCTGCTCGTGTAAAGCTGGGTTTCAAAAAAGTTTTTTCAGGGTGGGATTTTTCTGAATTCAAAATAGATCTTTCCCGGTTTTCCATGGTCATATGGAATAATAAATTTCCTGCGGTGGAGGACGACTCTTTCGATCGCGGAGATCTTGCCAGTCTGATAAGACATTTCAGAATCAAAGTAGAGGTAACAGGAGCAAAATTGGATTCCCTCCAGTTGAAAAACTCTATGTCGGCACTTCGTGAGATCAAAACACCGGAGGAAATGATCCTGATCCGGAAGGCTGTTAAGATAACAGTGGATGCGCATACTGAGCTGATGAAGGCGCTGGAGGGAGGTATGACCGAATATCAGGCACAGGCTATCATTGAATTTATGTTCCGGAAGTCCGGTGCTGAGTATACCGGTTATCCCAGTATCGTGGGAGGCGGAGAAAATAGTTGTATCCTGCATTATAACACGAACCGGAAAATGTTGGTGAAGAATGACCTGCTGGTTGTGGATGCGGGAGCCGAGTACCACGGGTATACAGCAGATGTAACCCGTACACTTCCTGTGAACGGAAAATTTACCCCCGCACAGAAAATTATTTACAATATTGTTCTGGAGGCGCAGCTCGCGGGAATCAAAGCCTGTGTTACAGGCAACGATTTTCGGGATCCGCATAAAGCGGCCATGGAAGTGATCGAAAACCGGCTGCTCGAATTGGGAATTATTAAAGAGCGCAAAGAAGCTATTAAGTATTTTTTTCATGGAACATCTCACTACCTGGGCCTTGACGTACACGACCCGGGTCTCTACGGAAAGCTGACCCCCGGTCAGGTGATTACAGTTGAGCCCGGTATCTATATCGCAGCCGGAAGCGATTGTGATCCGAAGTGGTGGAACATCGGAGTGCGAATTGAGGACGATATTCTTATTACCACCGGTGGTCCTGAAAACTTAAGTACAGGCGTCGTAAAAACGGCCGAGGATGTAGAGGCTTTGATGAAAAAAGAGAGCATCTTGAACCACATGAAATACTGA
- a CDS encoding 50S ribosomal protein L28 — translation MSKICQITGKKVMVGNNVSHANNKTKRTFLPNLQIKRFYHPEEKKWITLKVSAAGMRTINKKGLSIALKEAAEKGFYKKKK, via the coding sequence ATGTCGAAGATTTGTCAGATTACAGGAAAGAAAGTGATGGTGGGGAATAATGTGTCTCATGCCAACAACAAGACGAAACGGACCTTTCTTCCGAACCTCCAGATCAAGCGGTTTTATCATCCGGAGGAAAAAAAGTGGATTACGCTGAAAGTATCCGCCGCAGGAATGCGCACGATCAATAAGAAAGGCCTTAGCATAGCACTGAAAGAGGCTGCGGAGAAAGGTTTTTATAAAAAGAAGAAGTAA
- a CDS encoding fused MFS/spermidine synthase, with protein sequence MNTRLLYFLCFLEGAAVMAAELLGAKMLAPHFGSSLHVWATVMAVTLGGLAGGYFAGGLLSARKNDTQPLMVVLLIGSAFISLMPFLSTTMTYIFGNLPLTPAILICTLTFLFPPVFMMGMVSPLLVGLLSKESSSPGKVAGTVYATSTVGGILATFLTGFIIIPHFGLTGPAVVTGIILGLIPLLFLIRSFTGGVIIWVGIAGWCIYKMIAPPLQPGIPVPFFSEGLMGQIMVVDYPMSDSGGRFLGFNRTLYVNRMTQAQLSPLEDEHYYAYVPLVVSLLESRKPGSSVLVCGMGGGGLANELTKNGYDVEVCEIDPRITQVAQKYFQLDAGVNVVIDDARHHIRTSGKKYDAIILDIFKGEEIPGHCFTAEAFREIYNALEDLGVLIINGNGYYKGEGGRGNRSIYRTLLASGYDVRLFPTALEEDWSNIEFFAVKHGNASISIQHEWQSMEIFPSFSEIKDAVLLTDNRPILDILNREAYRKWRYLSIGYFNGEMQRGRYFPVFQ encoded by the coding sequence GTGAATACACGTCTGCTTTATTTTCTCTGCTTTCTGGAAGGGGCTGCTGTTATGGCAGCGGAGTTACTCGGTGCTAAGATGCTTGCGCCACATTTTGGTTCTTCTCTTCATGTGTGGGCCACGGTGATGGCGGTTACTCTGGGAGGACTGGCGGGCGGATATTTTGCCGGCGGACTATTATCTGCCAGGAAGAATGACACCCAACCCTTGATGGTTGTATTACTGATTGGCAGTGCTTTCATTTCCCTCATGCCTTTTCTGAGCACTACAATGACGTATATTTTCGGAAACTTGCCGCTTACCCCAGCCATCCTGATATGTACGTTGACATTCCTTTTCCCGCCCGTTTTTATGATGGGAATGGTTTCACCACTCCTGGTCGGTTTACTTAGCAAGGAATCATCATCCCCAGGAAAAGTGGCTGGTACAGTTTACGCTACCAGCACGGTTGGAGGAATATTGGCAACATTTCTGACCGGCTTCATTATCATTCCTCATTTCGGCTTAACGGGGCCTGCTGTTGTCACAGGAATTATTCTTGGACTGATTCCTCTTCTTTTCCTGATACGTTCATTCACCGGAGGTGTAATCATCTGGGTTGGCATTGCCGGCTGGTGCATTTATAAGATGATTGCCCCACCCCTGCAGCCGGGGATACCGGTTCCTTTCTTTTCGGAAGGTTTGATGGGACAGATTATGGTTGTGGATTATCCGATGTCAGATTCGGGGGGCAGATTTCTGGGATTTAACCGTACACTCTATGTGAACAGGATGACCCAGGCGCAGTTGTCACCCCTGGAAGACGAGCACTATTACGCCTATGTTCCTCTGGTGGTTTCCCTGCTGGAATCCCGAAAGCCGGGATCGTCGGTGCTGGTCTGCGGAATGGGCGGAGGCGGACTGGCCAATGAACTGACTAAGAACGGATATGATGTGGAAGTCTGTGAGATTGATCCAAGAATTACGCAGGTCGCACAAAAGTATTTTCAGCTGGATGCCGGTGTAAACGTTGTAATAGATGATGCCAGGCATCACATCCGGACATCGGGGAAGAAATATGACGCGATCATACTGGATATTTTCAAGGGGGAGGAAATTCCAGGACATTGCTTTACCGCAGAAGCCTTCCGGGAGATATACAATGCGCTGGAGGATCTTGGGGTTTTGATCATCAACGGAAATGGATATTACAAAGGGGAGGGCGGCAGAGGAAACCGTTCGATTTACCGCACATTGCTTGCATCAGGATATGATGTCCGGCTTTTTCCCACCGCTCTGGAGGAAGATTGGAGTAATATTGAATTTTTCGCTGTTAAACATGGAAACGCCTCCATCAGCATCCAGCATGAATGGCAATCAATGGAGATATTCCCTTCCTTTAGTGAAATAAAAGATGCCGTTTTGCTTACGGATAACCGGCCCATATTGGATATTCTTAATAGGGAAGCTTACAGGAAATGGAGGTATTTAAGCATAGGTTACTTTAATGGAGAGATGCAAAGGGGAAGATATTTCCCTGTTTTTCAATAA